A window of the Cynocephalus volans isolate mCynVol1 chromosome 10, mCynVol1.pri, whole genome shotgun sequence genome harbors these coding sequences:
- the NPHS1 gene encoding LOW QUALITY PROTEIN: nephrin (The sequence of the model RefSeq protein was modified relative to this genomic sequence to represent the inferred CDS: substituted 1 base at 1 genomic stop codon), with translation MERWRAXSPRSIQRRKTANVEGLAQIAASASRGFWTLPENLTVVEGTSVKLQCGVSAPGSVVQWAKDGLLLGPDPRIPGFPRYRLEGDPARGEFHLHIEACELSDDAEYECQVGRSEMGPELMSPKVFLSILVPPKVLQLTPEAGSTVTWVAGQEYVVSCVSGDAKPAPDITFLQSGRTISDISANVNEGSQEKLFTTEATARVTPQSLDNGQLLVCEGSSPALDTPIKASVTMNVLFPPGPPVIEWPGLDEGHVRAGQSLELPCTARGGNPPATLQWLKNGQPMSTAWGTEHAQAVARSVLVMTVRPEDHGVRLSCEAHNSVSTVTQERSILLQVAFPPSAITILGSASQSENKNMTLSCITKSSRPRVLLRWWLGWRQLLATEETVTDGLHGGHISMSNLTFLVRREDNGLTLTCEAFSEAFAKETFKKSLILNVKYPAQKLWIEGPPEGQRLRAGTRVRLVCLAIGGNPDPSLTWYKDLRAVTEPRQPQEPRRVQLGSLEKSGSTFSRELVLITDPSDNLAKFTCKAGQLSASNQLVVQFPPTNVTIVANASALRPGDALNLTCVSISSNPPVNLSWDKEGQRLEDVAAPPRSAPFKGSAAARSVLLRVSSRDHGHRVTCRAHSAELRETVSAFYRLDVLYRPEFLGEQVLVVTAVEQGEALLPVSVSANPAPEAFNWTFRGYRLSPAGGPRHRILSGGALHLWNVTRADDGLYQLHCQNSEGTAEALVRLDVHYAPTIRTLQDPTEVNVGGSVDIVCTADANPILPGMFKWERLGEEEEDWSLDDMEQLSKGSTGRLQIRHAKLTQAGAYQCIVDNGVAPAARGLVRLVVRFAPQVEHPTPLTKVAAAGDSTSSATLHCRAQGVPNIVFTWTKNGVPLDLQDARYMEHTYHQGGVHSSLLTIANVSAAQDYALFTCTATNPLGSDHTNIQLVSISRPDPPLGLKVVSMTPHSVGLEWKPGFDGGLPQKFHIRYEALETPGFLYMDILPPQATTFTLTGLQPSTRYRIWLLASNALGDSGLADKGTQLTITTPGLAQPSGEPDYQLPTEQPAGPSGLPLLPVLFAVGGLLLLSNASCVGGFLWQRRLRRLAEGISEKTEAGSEEDRVRNEYEESQWTGDRDTRSSMVSTTEVEPYYHSMRDFSPHVLPTLEEVSYPQAFIGLEDEAMAFPGHLYDEVERMYAPSGAWGPLYDEVQMDPCDLRWPEDEYEDPRGIYDQVAGDLDTMEPDSLPFELRGDLV, from the exons GCCTGGCCCAGATCGCTGCCTCAGCCTCCCGAGGATTCTGGACCCTGCCTGAAAACCTGACGGTTGTGGAGGGGACTTCAGTCAAGCTGCAGTGCGGGGTCAGTGCCCCTGGCAGTGTGGTGCAATGGGCCAAAGATGGGCTACTCCTCGGCCCTGACCCTAGGATCCCAGGCTTCCCGAGGTACCGCCTGGAAGGGGATCCTGCTAGAG GTGAATTCCACCTGCATATAGAAGCCTGTGAACTCAGCGACGATGCAGAGTATGAGTGCCAGGTCGGCCGCTCAGAGATGGGCCCCGAGCTCATGTCACCCAAAGTGTTCCTCTCCATCCTGG TTCCCCCCAAGGTGCTTCAGCTGACCCCTGAGGCAGGGAGCACGGTCACCTGGGTAGCTGGGCAGGAGTATGTGGTCAGCTGTGTGTCTGGGGATGCAAAGCCAGCACCTGACATCACCTTCCTCCAGA GTGGACGAACAATATCTGACATCTCTGCTAACGTGAATGAGGGGTCCCAGGAGAAACTCTTCACCACAGAGGCCACAGCCAG GGTGACACCCCAGAGCTTGGATAATGGGCAATTACTGGTCTGTGAGGGGTCCAGCCCAGCCTTGGACACCCCTATCAAGGCTTCAGTCACCATGAATGTTCTGT TCCCCCCAGGACCCCCTGTCATCGAGTGGCCAGGCCTGGATGAGGGACACGTGCGGGCAGGGCAGAGCTTGGAGCTACCATGTACTGCCCGAGGGGGAAATCCACCAGCTACACTGCAGTGGCTGAAG AATGGCCAGCCCATGTCCACAGCGTGGGGCACAGAACATGCCCAGGCGGTGGCACGCAGCGTGCTGGTGATGACCGTGCGGCCAGAAGACCATGGAGTACGGCTCAGCTGTGAGGCCCACAACAGCGTATCTACAGTGACCCAGGAACGCAGCATCCTGCTGCAAGTTGCCT TTCCCCCCAGTGCCATTACTATCCTGGGATCTGCATCCCAGTCTGAGAACAAGAATATGACGCTCTCCTGTATCACCAAGTCCAGTCGACCGCGGGTCCTGCTGCGATGGTGGCTGGGCTGGCGGCAGCTGCTGGCCACAGAAGAAACAGTCACAGAT GGCCTGCATGGCGGCCACATCTCCATGTCCAATCTGACATTCTTGGTGCGGCGGGAGGACAATGGTCTGACCCTCACATGTGAGGCTTTCAGTGAGGCCTTCGCCAAAGAGACCTTTAAGAAGTCACTCATCCTGAATGTGAAAT ATCCTGCCCAGAAGCTGTGGATCGAGGGACCCCCAGAAGGGCAGCGCCTCAGGGCTGGGACTCGGGTGAGGCTGGTGTGCTTGGCCATCGGGGGCAACCCAGACCCCTCCCTCACCTGGTACAAG GACTTGCGCGCCGTGACCGAGCCGCGGCAGCCTCAGGAGCCGCGGCGGGTGCAGCTGGGAAGCCTGGAGAAGTCGGGGAGCACCTTCTCCCGCGAGCTAGTGCTGATCACAGACCCGTCGGACAACCTGGCCAAGTTCACGTGCAAGGCGGGCCAGCTCAGCGCATCCAATCAGCTAGTGGTGCAGT TTCCCCCAACGAACGTGACAATCGTCGCCAACGCGTCGGCACTGCGTCCAGGGGACGCCTTAAACTTGACGTGCGTCAGCATTAGCAGCAACCCGCCGGTCAACTTATCGTGGGACAAGGAGGGGCAGAG GCTGGAAGACGTGGCCGCACCCCCGCGAAGCGCCCCGTTCAAAGGCTCCGCAGCGGCCAGAAGCGTCCTTCTGCGAGTGTCATCCCGCGACCACGGCCACCGTGTGACCTGCCGCGCCCACAGCGCAGAGCTCCGCGAAACCGTGAGCGCCTTCTACCGCCTCGACGTGCTAT ACCGTCCAGAGTTCCTGGGGGAGCAGGTGCTCGTGGTGACGGCGGTGGAACAGGGCGAGGCCCTGCTGCCTGTGTCCGTGTCTGCTAACCCCGCCCCCGAGGCCTTTAACTGGACCTTCCGCGGCTATCGCCTCAGCCCAG CTGGTGGCCCCCGGCATCGCATCCTGTCTGGCGGGGCTCTGCATCTATGGAACGTGACCCGCGCCGATGATGGCCTCTATCAGCTGCACTGTCAGAACTCGGAGGGCACCGCTGAAGCGCTGGTGCGGCTGGACGTGCACT ATGCTCCCACCATCCGCACCCTCCAGGATCCCACTGAGGTGAATGTCGGGGGTTCCGTGGACATAGTCTGCACCGCTGATGCCAATCCCATCCTCCCAGGGATGTTCAAGTGGGAGAGGCTG ggggaagaggaggaggactgGAGCCTGGATGACATGGAGCAGCTGTCAAAAGGGTCCACTGGGCGTCTGCAGATTCGCCATGCCAAACTGACCCAGGCTGGTGCTTACCAGTGCATCGTGGACAATGGAGTGGCACCTGCAGCCCGAGGGCTGGTCCGTCTTGTTGTCAGAT TTGCCCCCCAGGTGGAGCACCCCACTCCCCTAACTAAAGTGGCTGCAGCTGGAGACAGCACCAGTTCTGCCACCCTCCACTGCCGTGCCCAAGGTGTCCCTAACATTGTCTTCACTTGGACCAAAAACGGGGTCCCTCTGGATCTCCAGGATGCCAG GTACATGGAGCACACATATCACCAGGGTGGAGTCCACAGCAGTCTCCTGACCATTGCCAATGTGTCTGCAGCCCAGGATTATGCCCTCTTCACTTGCACTGCCACCAACCCCCTAGGCTCGGACCACACCAACATTCAACTCGTCAGCATCA GCCGCCCTGACCCCCCATTGGGATTAAAGGTCGTGAGCATGACCCCACACTCAGTGGGGCTGGAGTGGAAGCCTGGCTTTGATGGGGGCTTGCCCCAGAAATTTCACATCAG GTATGAGGCTCTGGAGACTCCAGGGTTCCTGTACATGGATATCTTACCACCCCAGGCCACCACCTTCACACTTACTGGGCTACAGCCTTCTACACGATACAGGATCTGGTTGCTGGCCAGCAATGCCCTGGGGGACAGTGGACTAGCTGACAAGGGGACCCAGCTCACCATCACTACGCCAG GCCTGGCtcagccttctggagaacctgACTACCAGCTGCCCACAGAGCAGCCTGCAG GACCCTCGGGGTTGCCCCTGCTTCCTGTGCTATTTGCTGTTGGGGGTCTTCTGCTGCTTTCCAATGCCTCCTGTGTTGGGGGATTCCTCTGGCAGCGGAGACTGAGGCGTCTTGCTGAAG GCATCTCAGAGAAGACAGAGGCAGG GTCGGAGGAGGACCGAGTCAGGAATGAATACGAAGAGAGCCAGTGGACTGGAGACCGGGACACTCGAAGCTCCATG gTTAGCACAACAGAAGTAGAGCCATATTACCACTCCATGAGAGACTTCAGCCCCCACGTGCTCCCCACGCTGGAGGAGGTGTCTTATCCCCAAG CTTTCATAGGTCTTGAAGATGAGGCTATGGCCTTTCCTGGGCATCTGTATGATGAAGTGGAAAGAATGTATGCCCCGTCTGGGGCCTGGGGACCCCTCTACGATGAAGTGCAGATG GACCCCTGTGACCTCCGCTGGCCTGAGGACGAGTATGAGGATCCCAGAGGAATCTATGACCAGGTGGCAGGAGACTTGGACACTATGGAACCTGATTCTCTCCCATTTGAGCTGAGAGGAGATCTGGTGTGA